From a region of the Enterobacter cancerogenus genome:
- the clcB gene encoding voltage-gated ClC-type chloride channel ClcB codes for MQRLHAYPDIRAMFRRLLIATLTGVLAALAVALFRHSMYLLEWLFLSNNSGSLVNAASALSPWRRALTPALGGLAAGLMLWGWQRFTAQRPHAPTDYMEALETGDGQFDYGASLVKSLASLLVVASGSAIGREGAMILLAALAASFFAQRFTPKSEWKLWIACGAAAGMASAYHAPLAGSLFIAEILFGTLMLASLGPVVIAAVVALLTTRLLSPGANTLYEVHLSQALSAADYFLIVGMGLIAGVCGPLLMWLMTYSHALFLRLKLTPPLQLALGGLIVGLLSIITPKVWGNGYSVVQAFLLAPPLLSVIAGVFLCKLLAVLASSGSGAPGGVFTPTLFIGMGTGMLFAQIFALWLPGSETAILLGLAGMATLLAATTHAPIMSALMVCEMTGQYVLLPGLLVACVVASVLSRTLRHDSIYGQHTAESREVDVLR; via the coding sequence ATGCAACGTCTACATGCCTACCCCGACATCCGCGCGATGTTTCGCCGCCTGCTGATCGCCACCCTCACTGGCGTACTGGCCGCGCTGGCCGTGGCCCTGTTTCGGCATTCTATGTATCTGCTGGAGTGGCTGTTTCTCAGTAACAACAGCGGCAGCCTGGTGAACGCCGCCTCCGCATTATCGCCCTGGCGACGGGCATTAACGCCTGCACTCGGCGGGCTGGCCGCCGGACTAATGCTGTGGGGATGGCAACGCTTTACGGCACAGCGCCCGCACGCGCCCACGGATTATATGGAAGCGCTGGAGACCGGCGATGGGCAGTTTGACTATGGGGCCAGCCTGGTGAAATCGCTCGCCTCGCTGCTGGTGGTTGCCAGCGGCAGCGCCATTGGCCGGGAAGGTGCGATGATCCTGCTCGCCGCCCTCGCCGCCTCCTTCTTTGCCCAGCGCTTCACGCCAAAATCAGAGTGGAAGCTGTGGATCGCCTGCGGAGCCGCCGCCGGGATGGCAAGTGCCTACCACGCGCCGCTGGCGGGCAGTCTGTTTATTGCAGAAATCCTCTTCGGGACGCTGATGCTGGCCTCCCTCGGGCCGGTGGTCATCGCCGCCGTGGTGGCATTGCTCACCACTCGTCTGTTAAGCCCCGGAGCCAACACGCTCTATGAGGTGCATCTTAGCCAGGCGCTCAGCGCAGCGGATTACTTTCTGATTGTCGGGATGGGGCTGATCGCGGGCGTCTGCGGTCCGCTGCTGATGTGGCTCATGACCTACAGCCACGCCCTGTTTTTGCGGCTGAAGCTGACGCCACCGTTGCAGCTGGCGCTTGGCGGGCTGATCGTCGGGTTACTGTCGATTATCACGCCTAAAGTGTGGGGCAATGGTTACAGCGTGGTGCAGGCCTTTCTTCTCGCGCCGCCGCTGCTGTCGGTGATTGCGGGGGTGTTTCTCTGCAAGCTGCTGGCGGTGCTGGCCAGTAGCGGCTCAGGCGCGCCGGGCGGGGTATTTACGCCCACGCTGTTTATCGGCATGGGGACGGGCATGCTGTTTGCGCAGATTTTTGCGCTGTGGTTACCGGGCTCTGAAACGGCGATTTTACTGGGGCTGGCGGGAATGGCGACCTTGCTCGCGGCGACCACGCATGCGCCAATCATGTCGGCATTAATGGTATGCGAAATGACCGGGCAGTATGTCTTACTGCCCGGCCTGCTGGTTGCGTGCGTGGTCGCGTCGGTGCTTTCGCGGACGTTACGCCACGACTCTATCTACGGACAACATACCGCCGAGAGCAGAGAGGTCGACGTATTGCGCTAA
- the bioD gene encoding dethiobiotin synthase yields MLKRFFVTGTDTSVGKTVVSRALLQALAASNKRVAGYKPVAKGSKETPEGLRNKDALVLQSVSSLELPYHAVNPIALSEDESSVAHSGLINYTLLSDGLANLSAQVDHVVVEGTGGWRSLMNDLRPLSEWVVQEQLPVVMVVGIQEGCINHALLTAQAIANDGLPLIGWVANRINPGLAHYAEIIDVLSKKLPGPLVGELPYLPRAEQRELAQYVDLSALGGMLSVDRVVA; encoded by the coding sequence ATGCTTAAGCGTTTCTTTGTAACTGGTACTGATACTTCTGTCGGGAAGACTGTTGTATCCCGCGCGCTATTGCAGGCCCTGGCGGCGAGCAATAAACGCGTTGCAGGCTACAAGCCGGTCGCAAAAGGCAGTAAAGAGACGCCAGAGGGGCTGCGCAATAAAGATGCTCTGGTCCTGCAAAGCGTCTCATCCCTGGAACTGCCTTATCATGCGGTCAATCCGATTGCGTTAAGCGAAGATGAAAGCAGCGTGGCGCACAGTGGCCTGATCAATTACACGTTGTTATCCGATGGGCTGGCGAACCTCAGCGCGCAAGTGGATCACGTGGTGGTTGAAGGCACCGGCGGCTGGCGCAGCCTGATGAACGATTTGCGTCCGCTCTCGGAGTGGGTGGTGCAGGAACAGCTGCCGGTGGTGATGGTGGTGGGGATCCAGGAAGGGTGCATCAACCATGCGCTGCTCACGGCCCAGGCTATCGCAAACGACGGCCTGCCGCTGATTGGCTGGGTGGCGAACCGCATTAACCCGGGGCTGGCGCATTACGCTGAAATCATTGACGTGCTCAGCAAAAAATTACCCGGGCCGCTGGTGGGCGAACTGCCTTACCTGCCGCGCGCCGAGCAGCGCGAGTTAGCGCAATACGTCGACCTCTCTGCTCTCGGCGGTATGTTGTCCGTAGATAGAGTCGTGGCGTAA
- the mlc gene encoding sugar metabolism global transcriptional regulator Mlc encodes MVADSQPGHIDQIKQTNAGAVYRLIDQLGPVSRIDLSRLAQLAPASITKIVREMLEAHLVQETEIQEPGSRGRPAVGLIVETEAWHYLSMRISRGEIFLALRDLSSKLVVEDRLDLPLDAEQPLLDAILTHIDQFFIRHQQRLERLTAIAITLPGIIDTENGIVHRMPFYDGVKEMPLGDVLESHTGVPVYIQHDISAWTMAEALFGASRGARDVIQVVIDHNVGAGVITDGRLLHAGSSSLVEIGHTQVDPYGKRCYCGNHGCLETIASVESVLELAQVRLSQSMSSSLHGQPLTVDSLCAAAQQGDLLAKDIITGVGNNVGRILAIMVNLFNPQKILIGSPLSQAPDILFPTISACINQQSLPAYSKNIVVESTQFSNQGTMAGAALVKDAMYNGSLLIRLLQG; translated from the coding sequence GTGGTTGCTGATAGTCAGCCAGGGCATATTGATCAGATTAAGCAGACCAACGCTGGCGCGGTGTATCGCCTGATTGATCAGCTCGGACCGGTTTCGCGCATCGATCTTTCGCGCCTGGCTCAACTGGCGCCTGCCAGTATCACGAAAATTGTTCGCGAAATGCTGGAAGCCCATCTTGTTCAGGAGACAGAAATCCAGGAGCCGGGCAGCCGTGGACGTCCGGCGGTAGGGCTGATTGTCGAAACCGAGGCCTGGCATTACCTCTCGATGCGCATAAGCCGCGGTGAAATCTTCCTTGCCCTGCGTGATTTAAGCAGCAAGCTGGTGGTGGAAGACCGTCTGGATCTGCCGCTTGATGCCGAACAGCCGCTCCTTGACGCCATTCTCACTCATATCGACCAATTTTTTATACGCCATCAGCAGCGCCTTGAGCGCCTGACGGCGATCGCCATCACCCTGCCCGGCATCATTGATACGGAAAATGGCATTGTGCATCGCATGCCGTTTTACGACGGCGTGAAAGAGATGCCCCTTGGCGATGTGCTGGAGAGCCATACCGGGGTGCCCGTCTATATTCAGCACGACATCAGCGCCTGGACGATGGCGGAAGCCTTGTTTGGTGCCTCGCGCGGCGCGCGGGACGTGATTCAGGTGGTTATCGATCATAACGTCGGGGCCGGCGTGATTACCGACGGACGCTTGCTGCATGCCGGAAGCAGTAGCCTGGTTGAAATTGGTCATACTCAGGTCGATCCGTACGGTAAGCGCTGCTATTGCGGCAACCACGGCTGCCTGGAAACCATTGCCAGTGTAGAAAGCGTGCTGGAGCTGGCGCAGGTGCGTCTGAGCCAGTCGATGAGTTCCTCGCTTCACGGCCAGCCCTTAACCGTCGACTCCCTGTGCGCCGCCGCGCAGCAGGGCGATCTGCTGGCGAAGGACATCATTACCGGCGTGGGGAATAACGTGGGCCGGATCCTCGCCATCATGGTCAATCTCTTTAATCCACAAAAAATTCTGATTGGTTCGCCGCTGAGCCAGGCACCCGATATTCTCTTTCCGACGATATCCGCCTGCATCAACCAGCAATCTCTGCCCGCGTACAGCAAGAATATCGTGGTTGAAAGCACCCAGTTTTCTAACCAGGGCACTATGGCCGGCGCGGCGCTGGTCAAAGACGCAATGTATAACGGTTCTTTACTGATCCGTTTGCTTCAGGGTTAA
- a CDS encoding LysR family transcriptional regulator: MNIELRHLRYFVAVAEELHFGRAAARLNISQPPLSQQIQILEQQIGARLLARTNRSVSLTAAGRQFLADSRHILGLVNDAAARAERLYLGETGELRIGFTSSAPFIGAVSATLSSFRRHSPYVHIQTREINTREQISPLNEGSLDLGLMRNTLLPDTLAWEVILREPLMAMIPRDHPLAAKPVVTLTELAAEPFVFFDPQVGTGLYDDILGLLRRYDLRPTIAQEVGEAMTIIGLVAAGLGVSILPASFKRVQLREMRWVALAEEDAVSEMWLVWSKHHELSQAAQRFKKQLISASQGR, encoded by the coding sequence ATGAATATCGAGCTGCGTCACCTACGTTACTTCGTCGCGGTCGCTGAGGAGCTGCATTTTGGCCGCGCCGCCGCGCGTCTGAATATCTCCCAGCCCCCGTTGAGCCAGCAAATTCAGATCCTCGAGCAGCAGATTGGTGCACGCCTGCTCGCCAGGACTAACCGCAGCGTAAGCCTGACCGCGGCGGGCAGGCAGTTTCTTGCCGATAGCCGACACATTCTGGGCCTGGTGAACGACGCCGCCGCCAGGGCGGAACGCCTGTACCTGGGCGAAACGGGGGAGTTACGCATCGGTTTTACCTCCTCGGCACCCTTTATCGGTGCAGTATCGGCCACGCTTTCCTCGTTTCGCCGTCACTCTCCGTACGTGCATATTCAGACCCGCGAAATTAATACCCGTGAGCAAATTTCGCCCCTCAACGAGGGGTCGCTTGACCTCGGGCTGATGCGCAATACTCTGCTCCCCGACACGCTGGCGTGGGAGGTTATCCTGCGCGAGCCGCTGATGGCGATGATCCCGCGCGATCATCCGCTGGCCGCAAAGCCCGTCGTCACCCTGACAGAGCTGGCAGCTGAGCCGTTTGTCTTTTTTGATCCGCAGGTGGGCACAGGCCTGTATGATGATATCCTTGGATTACTGCGTCGCTACGATCTCAGGCCAACGATCGCCCAGGAGGTGGGAGAGGCGATGACGATTATCGGCCTGGTGGCGGCAGGGCTGGGGGTTTCGATCTTGCCGGCCTCCTTTAAGCGGGTGCAGCTGCGCGAGATGCGCTGGGTTGCGCTTGCCGAAGAGGATGCGGTCTCTGAGATGTGGCTGGTGTGGTCAAAACATCATGAACTGAGCCAGGCGGCACAGCGTTTTAAAAAGCAGCTTATCAGCGCCTCACAGGGGCGATAA
- a CDS encoding MFS transporter — protein MSRTSTLDIDPASDIDDLPPAAQPVQFIKRGTPQFMRVTLALFSAGLATFALLYCVQPILPVLSHEFGVSPATSSISLSISTGMLAVGLLFTGPLSDAIGRKQVMVTALMLASVCTLLSTMMTSWHGILVMRALIGLSLSGVAAVGMTYLSEEIHPSFVAFSMGLYISGNSIGGMSGRLLSGVFTDFFNWRIALAVIGLFALAAALMFWKILPASRHFRPTSLRPKTLFINFRLHWRDKGLPRLFLTGFLLMGSFVTLFNYIGYRLMLSPWHLSQAVVGLLSVAYLTGTWSSPKAGAMTARFGRGPVMLVSTAVMLLGLLMTLFSSLWLIFTGMLLFSAGFFAAHSVASSWIGPRARRAKGQASSLYLFSYYLGSSIAGTLGGVFWHNYGWNGVGGFIALMLCAALLVGGSLHKRLK, from the coding sequence GTGAGTCGTACATCTACCCTCGATATCGATCCGGCAAGCGATATCGATGATTTACCCCCAGCAGCACAGCCGGTGCAGTTCATCAAACGTGGTACCCCTCAGTTTATGCGCGTCACGCTGGCGCTCTTTTCGGCCGGTCTGGCCACCTTTGCCCTGCTCTACTGCGTTCAGCCCATCCTGCCCGTTTTATCCCATGAGTTTGGCGTCTCGCCTGCCACCAGCAGTATTTCGCTCTCCATTTCAACCGGCATGCTGGCGGTGGGCCTGCTGTTCACCGGACCACTTTCAGATGCGATAGGCCGTAAACAGGTGATGGTCACGGCGCTTATGCTGGCGTCCGTATGCACGCTCTTGTCCACCATGATGACCAGCTGGCACGGCATTCTGGTGATGCGCGCCCTGATTGGCTTATCGCTGAGCGGCGTGGCGGCAGTTGGCATGACCTACCTCAGCGAAGAGATCCACCCGAGCTTCGTCGCGTTCTCGATGGGGCTGTACATCAGCGGAAACTCCATCGGCGGGATGAGCGGGCGTCTGCTGAGCGGTGTCTTTACCGACTTCTTTAACTGGCGCATTGCGCTGGCGGTGATTGGTCTCTTCGCCCTTGCCGCCGCGCTGATGTTCTGGAAAATTTTGCCCGCGTCACGCCACTTCCGCCCGACGTCCCTGCGCCCGAAAACGCTGTTTATCAATTTCCGTCTGCACTGGCGGGATAAAGGGCTGCCGCGTTTATTCCTGACCGGTTTCCTGCTGATGGGGTCGTTTGTCACGCTGTTTAATTACATCGGCTACCGTCTGATGCTCTCCCCGTGGCACCTGAGCCAGGCGGTGGTGGGTCTGCTGTCTGTCGCCTATCTGACCGGCACCTGGAGTTCACCGAAAGCCGGAGCGATGACTGCACGGTTTGGCCGTGGCCCCGTGATGCTGGTTTCAACCGCGGTGATGCTGCTCGGTCTGCTGATGACGCTGTTCTCTTCCCTGTGGCTGATTTTTACCGGTATGCTGCTTTTCTCTGCCGGTTTTTTTGCCGCCCACTCCGTCGCCAGCAGCTGGATTGGCCCGCGCGCCCGCCGTGCCAAAGGCCAGGCGTCGTCACTGTATCTCTTTAGCTATTATCTCGGCTCAAGCATTGCCGGGACGCTCGGCGGCGTCTTCTGGCATAACTACGGCTGGAACGGCGTCGGCGGGTTTATCGCCCTGAT